From the uncultured Trichococcus sp. genome, one window contains:
- a CDS encoding ClC family H(+)/Cl(-) exchange transporter yields the protein MADERVVYLAKGTLVGLSAGFIVSLFRLGIEFILETVIESYHYMQARPIWLIPWVIFSVVAALIVGKLVKSEPNIKGSGIPQVEGQVQGVISLNWWPVLWKKFVGGLLAIGSGLFLGREGPSIQLGSAVGQGISSLTKGDDVEEKILLSSGAGAGLAAAFNAPLAGLMFVLEEVHHNFSPLLGITTFSSALVANFVSLNIFGLTPALDIGMMNTIPIAYYGLVIGLGVFLGLNGWLYNKVVLSLPKLYGRLPFIPARYNAILPFILVIPIGYFLPKAIGGGSELILHLSNWQLSLGMLIGLWVLRFVFSMISYGANVPGGIFLPILSLGAILGAIYGKAALALLSFDPQYLPHFIIFAMAGYFTAIGKAPLTAIILVTEMVGGMNQLMPLAICSFSAFVTADLLGVDPIYESLLERLIASHDSKRNGKKYLFDLPIRAESHFSGKKIRDVRWPEDVLVTSIRRGQQNVVATGKTVMQTGDVLHVLTDLGLAKTVQEELKQLEKRRLFDT from the coding sequence ATGGCTGATGAACGCGTCGTTTACCTTGCGAAAGGAACGCTTGTGGGTTTATCAGCCGGCTTTATTGTCAGTCTGTTCAGATTAGGAATTGAATTCATATTGGAGACAGTGATCGAAAGCTATCATTACATGCAAGCACGGCCAATCTGGCTCATCCCTTGGGTGATTTTTTCAGTGGTAGCCGCGCTTATCGTCGGAAAACTTGTCAAAAGCGAACCCAACATCAAGGGCAGCGGCATTCCGCAAGTGGAAGGGCAAGTACAAGGAGTCATCAGCCTTAACTGGTGGCCCGTGCTCTGGAAAAAATTCGTCGGCGGTCTGCTGGCAATCGGATCCGGCCTCTTCTTAGGGAGGGAGGGTCCTTCCATCCAATTGGGATCCGCAGTGGGACAAGGCATCAGCAGTCTCACAAAAGGGGATGACGTTGAAGAAAAAATCCTTCTTTCGAGCGGTGCCGGCGCCGGTTTGGCGGCAGCTTTCAATGCGCCCTTGGCAGGCTTGATGTTTGTCCTCGAGGAAGTCCATCACAACTTTTCCCCCTTGTTGGGCATCACGACCTTCTCTTCGGCGCTTGTGGCAAATTTCGTGTCCTTGAACATCTTCGGTTTGACTCCGGCGCTGGACATCGGCATGATGAACACAATCCCGATCGCCTACTACGGCTTGGTTATTGGCTTGGGCGTCTTTCTGGGATTGAATGGCTGGCTCTACAACAAAGTAGTCTTGTCATTGCCTAAACTGTATGGCAGGTTGCCATTCATCCCGGCTCGGTATAACGCAATCTTGCCATTCATTCTAGTCATCCCGATCGGCTATTTTCTTCCCAAGGCCATCGGAGGAGGCAGCGAGCTGATCCTGCATTTGAGCAATTGGCAACTCTCTTTGGGGATGCTGATTGGCCTATGGGTTCTGCGCTTTGTATTTTCGATGATCTCTTACGGCGCGAATGTTCCCGGCGGCATTTTTCTGCCGATCTTATCATTGGGGGCAATATTGGGCGCCATCTACGGAAAAGCCGCTTTGGCTCTGCTTTCGTTCGATCCGCAATATTTGCCGCATTTCATCATTTTTGCGATGGCGGGCTATTTCACTGCCATCGGAAAAGCACCTTTGACCGCCATCATTTTGGTGACGGAGATGGTCGGCGGGATGAATCAGTTGATGCCGCTTGCCATCTGTTCATTCAGCGCCTTTGTCACCGCCGATCTGTTGGGCGTGGATCCCATCTATGAAAGCCTTTTGGAAAGGCTCATCGCTTCGCATGACAGCAAGCGCAACGGGAAAAAATATTTGTTTGATCTGCCGATCAGAGCCGAAAGTCATTTCTCCGGTAAGAAAATCCGTGATGTCCGGTGGCCCGAGGATGTGTTGGTGACATCGATCCGAAGAGGCCAACAGAATGTTGTGGCAACCGGCAAAACAGTTATGCAAACGGGGGATGTGCTGCATGTTTTGACAGATCTGGGCTTGGCCAAAACCGTTCAGGAAGAACTGAAGCAATTGGAAAAAAGGCGACTTTTCGACACTTGA
- a CDS encoding GyrI-like domain-containing protein → MGRISDITLTNQPEQRIISIKTETTLKNMQTKIGDCREKILTYLNLLEELPAGPCFTIYYSFTKQNVEIEVGYPIAKMLSPQDDIRMSSIPAGKRVSCLNIGPYNEIPKIYQEMDQWLAVHDFETNGISYETYYNGEGYTPQEYLTKIELPIQEADEN, encoded by the coding sequence ATGGGAAGAATTTCAGACATCACATTGACCAATCAGCCGGAGCAGCGCATCATTTCCATCAAAACGGAAACAACGCTGAAAAATATGCAGACGAAGATAGGGGACTGCCGCGAAAAGATCCTGACCTACCTGAATCTGTTGGAAGAACTGCCTGCAGGGCCCTGTTTCACGATCTATTACTCATTCACGAAGCAAAACGTCGAAATCGAAGTCGGCTATCCGATCGCAAAAATGTTGTCTCCGCAGGATGATATCCGCATGTCCAGCATTCCGGCGGGGAAACGGGTATCCTGCCTGAACATCGGCCCTTATAATGAAATTCCCAAGATTTACCAGGAAATGGACCAGTGGTTGGCCGTCCATGATTTCGAAACGAACGGCATCTCCTACGAAACCTACTACAACGGCGAAGGTTATACGCCGCAGGAATACTTGACCAAAATCGAATTGCCTATCCAAGAGGCAGATGAAAACTAA
- a CDS encoding MATE family efflux transporter — translation MQQNKQPAMAENKMGVMPVNKLLISMSVPMMISMLVQALYNVVDSIFVAQIGEKALTAVSLAFPVQNLMIALAVGTGVGINALVSRRLGEKNYEAANSTADNGIFLNAMHFLLFLALGLFFIPLYFSFQTKDAEIIAYGIDYLQVISIFSFGIFMQVSMERLLQSTGRTLYTMTTQATGAILNIILDPIFIFGWFGVPAMGTRGAAIATVIGQIAAASLAFFFNVRFNKEITLSFKGFRPDMQTIKKIYSIGGPSILMQAVGSFLNLSLNNILIRFTPTATAVFGVYFKLQSFIFMPVFGLNNGMVPIIAYNYGADQKERIKQTISLSKKYAMAIMFIGTAVFLLIPGTLLQLFNASDEMLEIGIPALRIISLCYISAGYNIVSGSVFQAFGKGGLSLWVSMIRQVVVLLPAAFLLSLMGDVSFVWWAFPIAEVFALVMSIYFNKKIDREVIANIYPHTIGDAVPE, via the coding sequence ATGCAACAAAACAAACAGCCAGCGATGGCAGAAAACAAGATGGGTGTCATGCCCGTCAACAAGCTACTGATTTCGATGTCCGTGCCGATGATGATCTCGATGCTTGTGCAGGCCTTATATAATGTCGTCGACAGCATCTTTGTGGCCCAAATCGGAGAAAAAGCTTTGACGGCCGTATCCTTGGCGTTCCCGGTGCAGAACTTGATGATCGCTTTGGCGGTCGGGACCGGGGTCGGGATCAATGCCTTGGTTTCCAGACGACTAGGCGAAAAAAATTACGAGGCTGCAAACAGTACGGCCGATAACGGCATCTTTCTGAATGCCATGCATTTCCTGTTGTTTTTGGCATTGGGATTGTTTTTCATCCCGCTTTATTTCTCCTTCCAGACGAAGGATGCAGAAATCATCGCCTACGGAATCGATTACCTGCAAGTCATCAGTATTTTCTCGTTCGGGATCTTTATGCAGGTCAGCATGGAACGCTTGCTGCAATCGACGGGCAGAACCTTGTACACGATGACGACCCAAGCGACCGGCGCGATCCTGAACATCATTTTGGATCCGATCTTCATCTTCGGCTGGTTCGGGGTTCCGGCAATGGGCACAAGGGGCGCTGCGATTGCAACTGTGATCGGACAGATAGCCGCTGCTTCATTGGCCTTCTTTTTCAACGTTCGGTTCAACAAGGAAATCACTTTATCGTTTAAAGGGTTCCGCCCGGATATGCAAACGATCAAAAAAATCTATTCCATCGGCGGCCCGTCGATTCTGATGCAAGCTGTCGGCTCCTTCCTGAATTTGAGCCTGAACAATATTCTGATCCGTTTCACACCGACAGCGACTGCTGTTTTCGGCGTCTACTTTAAGCTTCAAAGCTTCATCTTCATGCCGGTTTTCGGCCTGAACAATGGGATGGTTCCGATCATCGCCTATAACTACGGTGCAGACCAAAAAGAACGGATCAAGCAGACCATCAGCTTGTCGAAAAAATATGCGATGGCGATCATGTTCATTGGCACGGCCGTTTTCTTGCTGATTCCCGGAACGCTACTGCAGTTATTCAATGCATCCGATGAAATGCTGGAAATCGGGATACCGGCTTTACGGATCATCAGCCTCTGCTATATTTCTGCAGGCTACAACATCGTTTCCGGTTCCGTGTTCCAAGCTTTCGGCAAAGGCGGGCTGAGTCTGTGGGTTTCCATGATCCGCCAAGTCGTGGTGCTGCTGCCGGCAGCCTTTCTGCTATCCTTGATGGGGGATGTTTCATTTGTCTGGTGGGCATTTCCGATTGCGGAAGTTTTTGCACTTGTGATGAGTATCTATTTCAACAAGAAAATTGACAGAGAAGTCATCGCGAACATCTACCCGCATACAATCGGAGACGCTGTTCCGGAATAA
- a CDS encoding NAD(P)-dependent oxidoreductase has translation MKIGIIGATGRQGRLILEEAHARGHEVTAIIRNPAKLADKKVAIIERDIFDVQLEDLKGFDVIVDAFNAPAGMEEEHVTSLQSLIDELEHLPETRLIVVGGAGSLYADPGKTIRVMETANFPEAFKSTATNMAKALSILKESKVNWTYLSPSAYFDPNGNRTGKYAEGAETLLLNSEGESYISYADYAIALVDEIERQRHLRQRYTVVGERQ, from the coding sequence GTGAAAATCGGAATCATCGGAGCGACAGGCAGACAAGGCAGGCTGATTTTGGAAGAAGCGCATGCCCGGGGACATGAGGTGACGGCCATCATCCGGAATCCCGCCAAGCTTGCAGACAAAAAAGTAGCCATCATCGAGCGGGATATTTTCGATGTGCAGTTGGAGGATCTGAAAGGGTTCGATGTGATTGTGGATGCGTTCAATGCGCCTGCGGGAATGGAAGAGGAGCATGTGACCTCGCTGCAGTCTTTGATCGATGAACTGGAGCACTTGCCGGAAACGCGCCTGATTGTTGTGGGCGGAGCCGGCAGCCTTTACGCGGATCCCGGAAAAACGATCCGGGTGATGGAAACGGCCAATTTCCCTGAGGCTTTCAAATCGACTGCGACGAACATGGCCAAGGCCCTCAGCATACTGAAGGAAAGCAAAGTCAACTGGACTTATCTTTCGCCATCCGCTTATTTTGATCCCAATGGCAACCGGACCGGAAAATACGCGGAAGGGGCAGAAACGCTGCTGCTGAACAGCGAGGGTGAAAGTTACATCAGTTATGCCGATTATGCGATCGCGCTGGTGGACGAGATCGAAAGACAACGGCATCTGAGACAACGCTACACAGTCGTCGGCGAGCGGCAGTAA
- a CDS encoding class I SAM-dependent methyltransferase, with amino-acid sequence METLDLIIDFHKNNPRQGPGSQQSTIKALQFLPQLTPQTQLLDIGCGTGAQTMVLSEQTPAHITAVDSSKEFLSILKHKALQQGITNRLTVKEMDMERLAFAPDSLDVIWAEGAIYNIGFSRGIREWRPLLKKDGYLVVSEISWLTPQRPQIVDKYWTEVYPEMGTIAEKIAQVEDAGYIPVAHFVLPESDWTSHYYHYYETNEAAFLERHGHSEDAKALVEENRQEMKHFEKYSAYYNYVFYIMQKR; translated from the coding sequence ATGGAAACATTGGATTTGATCATAGATTTTCACAAAAACAACCCGCGCCAAGGTCCCGGCAGCCAACAGAGCACCATCAAAGCGCTGCAGTTTCTGCCGCAATTGACCCCGCAAACACAACTGTTGGATATAGGCTGCGGAACCGGCGCGCAGACCATGGTGCTGAGCGAACAGACGCCTGCCCACATAACCGCGGTCGACAGCAGCAAAGAATTTTTGAGCATATTGAAGCACAAAGCCCTGCAGCAGGGCATCACGAACCGCTTGACGGTCAAGGAAATGGATATGGAGCGGCTGGCTTTTGCACCGGATTCTTTGGACGTCATCTGGGCGGAAGGCGCCATCTACAACATCGGTTTTTCCAGAGGCATCCGGGAATGGCGTCCGCTGCTTAAAAAAGACGGTTACTTGGTCGTTTCCGAAATTTCCTGGCTGACGCCGCAACGTCCGCAGATTGTGGACAAATATTGGACCGAAGTCTATCCGGAAATGGGGACGATTGCGGAAAAGATTGCCCAAGTGGAGGATGCCGGCTACATCCCGGTGGCTCATTTTGTCCTGCCCGAATCGGACTGGACGAGCCATTACTATCATTACTACGAGACCAACGAAGCGGCATTCCTGGAAAGGCACGGCCACAGCGAGGATGCGAAAGCTTTGGTGGAGGAGAACCGCCAGGAAATGAAACATTTCGAAAAATACAGTGCCTACTACAACTACGTTTTCTACATCATGCAGAAACGTTGA
- a CDS encoding cation:proton antiporter, with translation MHLLIYSIALILIIGFLLSSLFTRFQLPGLLGLILTGILLGPYGMDLMAPELLAISADIRKIALIVILVRAGLTMELGDLKKIGRPAVLMTFLPATFEILAVTLLAPKLLGITLLEAAILGAVLGAVSPAVVVPRMIMLIESGYGKAKGIPQMILAGASVDDVYVIVLFTSFLGMYTGSGFQAITLLSVPVSIALGMLGGLLVGLGLVFLFRTFHIRDTMKVMLLLSASFLLVTAEDSFAKFIPFSGLLGVMAVGATLLKRRPELAKRLNDKLSKIWSAAEIFLFVLVGSAVDISALGGAGFAAVALIFGALFFRMVAVFLAVSGTNLNTKERIFSAMAYTPKATVQAAIGSIPLAAGVEAGSIILSVAVLAIILTAPIGATFIDRTYKTFLTKAR, from the coding sequence GTGCACCTTTTGATTTACAGTATCGCTCTAATTCTCATCATCGGTTTTCTTCTCAGTTCGCTCTTTACCCGGTTCCAACTGCCCGGCTTGTTGGGCTTGATTTTGACCGGCATCCTCTTGGGACCCTACGGAATGGACCTGATGGCGCCGGAATTGCTGGCCATTTCCGCGGATATCCGAAAAATCGCCTTGATCGTAATTCTCGTGCGTGCAGGCCTGACCATGGAGCTGGGCGATCTCAAGAAAATCGGCCGTCCCGCCGTGCTGATGACCTTTTTGCCGGCGACTTTCGAGATTTTGGCAGTCACCTTGTTGGCGCCGAAATTGTTGGGCATCACTTTATTGGAGGCGGCCATCCTCGGCGCTGTCCTGGGTGCTGTTTCGCCGGCTGTTGTCGTTCCGCGCATGATCATGCTGATTGAGAGCGGCTACGGCAAAGCCAAAGGGATTCCGCAGATGATCCTGGCGGGCGCTTCCGTCGATGATGTCTATGTCATCGTACTTTTCACTTCTTTTCTGGGCATGTACACCGGCAGCGGGTTCCAGGCCATCACGCTGCTTTCCGTTCCGGTTTCAATCGCCTTGGGTATGCTTGGTGGGTTATTGGTGGGCTTGGGTCTGGTTTTTCTCTTCAGGACGTTCCATATCCGCGACACGATGAAAGTCATGCTCCTGCTGAGCGCCAGTTTCCTGTTGGTGACGGCGGAGGATTCCTTTGCCAAGTTCATTCCCTTCTCAGGATTGCTCGGCGTCATGGCTGTCGGAGCAACCCTGTTGAAAAGACGCCCGGAATTGGCCAAACGCCTCAACGATAAATTATCCAAAATCTGGTCCGCAGCCGAAATCTTCCTGTTTGTGTTGGTTGGGTCGGCCGTCGACATTTCGGCCTTGGGCGGCGCCGGTTTCGCGGCTGTCGCTTTGATCTTCGGGGCTTTGTTTTTCCGGATGGTGGCGGTCTTCCTGGCGGTTTCAGGCACAAATCTGAATACGAAGGAACGCATCTTCTCGGCAATGGCCTATACGCCGAAAGCCACAGTCCAAGCGGCCATCGGATCGATTCCTTTGGCTGCAGGAGTCGAAGCGGGCAGCATCATTTTGAGCGTCGCTGTCTTGGCGATCATCCTGACCGCGCCGATCGGAGCCACCTTCATCGACCGCACTTACAAGACGTTCCTGACAAAGGCGCGTTGA
- a CDS encoding SIMPL domain-containing protein: MEISRMTVKGKGFASAPPDAIAISLQLEDIKDTYELAMQHAALALEQVRETLLPLGFPKKEIRSTHFSIDSAYEHRNDFRGENKRYFLGYRYRNDLKITFGNDSKRLGEILLALSVCEADPEFSVYFFLKDRQAVEQALLEDAVRDAKAKAQILAAAGGVILGKILAIDYDWGEIEVRSRVYAASSKMAYDSAPMIDLEPEDISNSDTVTVVWEILNAQKA; the protein is encoded by the coding sequence ATGGAAATTTCAAGAATGACTGTCAAAGGCAAAGGTTTCGCCAGCGCTCCACCGGATGCGATCGCGATTTCGCTGCAGCTGGAGGACATCAAGGACACCTACGAATTGGCGATGCAACATGCCGCTTTGGCGCTGGAGCAAGTTCGGGAAACATTGCTGCCGCTCGGATTCCCGAAAAAGGAGATCCGTTCCACGCACTTTTCGATCGACAGCGCTTATGAGCACAGGAACGACTTCCGCGGTGAAAACAAGCGCTACTTCCTCGGGTACCGCTATCGGAATGACCTGAAGATCACCTTCGGAAACGACAGCAAGCGTCTGGGCGAAATTCTGTTGGCTCTGTCGGTCTGCGAAGCGGATCCGGAATTCTCGGTCTACTTTTTCCTGAAGGATCGGCAGGCGGTCGAACAGGCCTTGCTGGAGGATGCTGTGCGTGACGCCAAGGCGAAGGCGCAGATACTGGCTGCTGCGGGCGGTGTCATACTAGGGAAAATCTTGGCGATTGATTACGATTGGGGCGAAATCGAAGTGCGCTCCCGCGTCTATGCGGCTTCATCGAAGATGGCCTACGACAGCGCTCCGATGATCGATCTTGAGCCGGAAGACATCAGCAACAGCGATACCGTAACGGTCGTGTGGGAAATCCTGAATGCGCAAAAAGCCTGA
- a CDS encoding UDP-N-acetylmuramoyl-L-alanyl-D-glutamate--2,6-diaminopimelate ligase translates to MKLKEMLSDYQLGEQPKWDGEQIITGITDSSRDITDGMVFVAITGFEQDGHDYIPHAIKQGAALIVGEHDCPEALPVPYLKVANSRQALGQLADKFYEHPSGRKRVIGITGTNGKTTTAFFLKHLLEQQGFAVSMIGTIHNEINGIQYPTPNTTPNAEKVHELIAASNDDFIVIEVSSHGLAQYRLEGVAFDYALFMNLQHDHLDYHKTMAAYFEAKALLFDKLKPDGKAVVNTDDAWGLKLAQRLVAKGMPVITVGHQEDANLSIKKMTNQEVTLAVSDETSALDPHMPGEHNLYDIAMASAVIQDLGYPLADVTEQMKSFAGVPGRYEIVHLKNGVHCVVDYAHTPEAVSSILTSMHRDGAERITHIFGFRGNRDVSKRDEMIAASVAQSERVILTTDDLNSIPEETMRQEYADYQQKFAGMHKIDVMMDRTLAIQRAVTEAREGDWILLTGKGHEKYRSAYALPTVSDKETVLHLKSSEKENR, encoded by the coding sequence ATGAAACTGAAAGAAATGCTGTCTGATTATCAGCTGGGAGAGCAGCCGAAGTGGGATGGAGAACAAATAATCACCGGCATTACCGATAGTTCCAGGGACATCACGGACGGAATGGTATTTGTCGCCATCACGGGCTTCGAGCAGGATGGCCATGATTATATCCCGCATGCAATCAAACAAGGCGCCGCGTTGATCGTCGGCGAACACGATTGCCCTGAGGCATTGCCTGTTCCTTACCTAAAAGTCGCCAACAGTCGCCAGGCGTTGGGACAGTTGGCGGATAAATTTTATGAGCATCCTTCCGGCAGAAAACGCGTCATCGGCATAACCGGAACGAACGGGAAGACGACGACCGCTTTTTTCCTCAAGCATCTGCTGGAGCAGCAAGGTTTTGCCGTTTCGATGATCGGAACCATCCACAATGAAATCAACGGTATCCAGTATCCGACGCCGAACACGACACCGAATGCCGAAAAGGTGCATGAGTTGATTGCGGCATCAAATGATGACTTTATCGTCATCGAAGTCTCTTCGCACGGTCTGGCACAATACCGTCTGGAGGGCGTCGCATTCGACTATGCCCTGTTCATGAACCTGCAGCATGACCATTTGGATTACCACAAAACAATGGCGGCTTATTTCGAAGCCAAGGCGTTGCTGTTCGACAAGCTGAAGCCGGATGGGAAAGCGGTCGTCAATACCGATGACGCCTGGGGTTTAAAATTGGCACAGCGGCTGGTCGCCAAGGGGATGCCGGTCATCACCGTGGGCCATCAGGAAGATGCCAATTTGTCCATCAAAAAGATGACGAACCAGGAGGTCACGTTGGCTGTTTCGGATGAGACGTCAGCGCTGGATCCGCATATGCCGGGTGAACACAATCTCTATGATATTGCGATGGCAAGTGCGGTGATTCAGGATCTCGGCTATCCTTTGGCGGATGTCACGGAACAGATGAAGTCCTTCGCGGGCGTGCCGGGTCGGTATGAAATCGTCCATCTGAAGAATGGGGTCCACTGTGTCGTCGATTACGCGCATACGCCGGAAGCGGTCAGTTCGATTTTGACGTCGATGCATCGGGATGGGGCGGAAAGGATCACGCACATCTTCGGCTTCCGGGGCAACCGGGATGTGTCGAAGCGGGATGAAATGATCGCGGCTTCGGTTGCGCAGAGTGAGCGTGTGATCTTGACTACGGACGATCTGAACAGCATTCCGGAAGAAACGATGAGGCAAGAATATGCCGATTATCAGCAAAAATTTGCCGGGATGCATAAAATTGACGTCATGATGGACAGGACCTTGGCGATCCAACGGGCAGTAACTGAAGCCCGGGAAGGCGATTGGATCCTGCTGACCGGCAAAGGCCATGAGAAGTACAGGAGCGCCTATGCTTTACCGACCGTCTCCGACAAGGAAACGGTGTTGCACCTGAAAAGTTCAGAAAAAGAGAATAGATAA
- a CDS encoding amidohydrolase → MTETQTDTQTKTKLYQKLVAYRRELHAHPELSAKEFATTERIRHWLSEEGVTILDFPLETGLIAEVVGALPGPTIALRADIDALPVTEATGLPFASETEGIMHACGHDYHTASMIGAAILLQGKKASLKGTVRFIFQPAEEIAQGAKWVEEAGALEGVSAIFGMHNKPDLPVGTIGIREGGLMASADRFELEIHGVGGHAGIPDSTIDPIVIASQIITGLQTIISRNTSPFHNAVISVTQIHGGNSWNVIPEKVYMEGTVRAFQKEDREKIPALMRRAAEGIASGFGAIADFRWHPYVSIVDNDVRFKGIMEETAAEQTYRIVDPKPVAGGEDFAHYQTLIPGFFVFMGVEGTREWHHPEFNIKEEALAVAADYFSALAIKVLDRWEA, encoded by the coding sequence ATGACTGAAACGCAAACGGACACACAAACCAAAACGAAGCTCTACCAAAAATTGGTCGCTTACCGGCGTGAACTGCATGCGCATCCGGAACTGTCGGCAAAGGAATTTGCGACGACGGAGCGCATACGCCACTGGCTGTCGGAGGAAGGGGTCACTATTCTCGATTTCCCGCTGGAAACCGGTCTGATTGCGGAGGTCGTGGGTGCGCTGCCGGGACCGACCATCGCGCTGCGTGCGGATATCGACGCTTTACCGGTCACGGAAGCGACAGGGCTGCCGTTCGCTTCCGAAACAGAAGGAATCATGCATGCCTGCGGTCATGATTATCATACAGCTTCCATGATCGGGGCGGCGATCCTGCTTCAGGGCAAAAAAGCTTCATTGAAAGGCACGGTCCGATTCATTTTCCAACCAGCCGAAGAGATCGCGCAAGGGGCGAAGTGGGTCGAGGAAGCCGGCGCTTTGGAGGGCGTTTCCGCCATTTTCGGGATGCACAACAAGCCGGATCTTCCGGTCGGCACGATCGGCATCCGTGAAGGCGGATTGATGGCCAGCGCGGATCGTTTTGAATTGGAAATCCATGGCGTCGGCGGACATGCCGGCATTCCGGACTCGACCATCGATCCGATCGTCATCGCAAGCCAGATCATCACTGGTCTGCAGACGATCATCAGCCGCAATACGAGCCCATTCCATAATGCCGTCATCAGCGTCACCCAGATCCACGGCGGCAACTCCTGGAACGTCATCCCCGAGAAAGTCTACATGGAAGGGACCGTCCGCGCTTTCCAAAAGGAAGACCGCGAGAAGATCCCGGCCTTGATGCGCCGGGCAGCGGAAGGGATTGCGTCGGGTTTCGGCGCAATAGCGGATTTCCGTTGGCACCCTTATGTTTCGATTGTTGACAATGATGTCCGCTTCAAGGGAATCATGGAGGAAACGGCTGCCGAACAGACCTATCGTATCGTGGATCCGAAGCCGGTGGCCGGCGGGGAGGATTTCGCGCATTACCAGACGCTCATCCCCGGCTTCTTCGTGTTCATGGGCGTCGAAGGAACGCGCGAATGGCACCATCCTGAATTCAACATCAAAGAAGAGGCCTTGGCGGTCGCCGCTGATTACTTCTCGGCTTTGGCGATCAAAGTGCTGGATCGATGGGAAGCCTGA
- a CDS encoding YdbC family protein has translation MADITFEIVEELGVLSTSAKGWTKELNLVSWNGRPPKYDIREWSPDHEKMGKGLTFSEEEMAALAKLLK, from the coding sequence ATGGCAGACATCACCTTTGAAATCGTCGAGGAACTCGGCGTCCTGTCCACATCCGCAAAAGGTTGGACGAAAGAATTGAACCTGGTCAGCTGGAACGGCAGACCGCCAAAATACGACATCCGCGAATGGAGTCCGGACCACGAAAAGATGGGCAAAGGACTGACCTTCAGCGAAGAAGAAATGGCCGCACTCGCCAAGCTGTTGAAATAA
- a CDS encoding MFS transporter gives MADNQKKKKRILGVESNIFFVGLTSFLTDTTTKMVYSILPLFLTTLGASKTEISLIEGIAESTASVLKSLSGWWSDKIGRNKPFMVIGYGITAILSPLFAFVTTPLQVLAIRFVERVGKGIRTAPRDSLVAGSSEENKNAGLNFGFHKAMDNSGAIVGPLIAFAVLAAFPGDYRRVFLFAAIPGMLGLLSIIFFVKEAKRAKSERLGKLALRDFPKDFYLFLFIVFLFTLGNSTDALLLIKASDVGVSDAFIPIMYLVFNAVSVAFAVPLGKLSDKIGRKRIIIGGYLMFALIYFGFGKAATPFAIVGLFAFYGLYSAATDGIQKALVSDIIGKEKKGTGLGLYNALLGMTLLPASLIGGWLYDTFNNQVPFYFGSATALLAAFLMFLFYQRGKRTGTTHA, from the coding sequence ATGGCAGATAATCAAAAAAAGAAAAAGCGAATCCTCGGCGTCGAAAGCAATATTTTTTTTGTCGGCTTAACCAGTTTCCTGACGGATACGACGACAAAAATGGTCTACAGCATCCTGCCTCTGTTCCTGACGACATTGGGCGCTTCGAAAACGGAAATCTCCTTGATTGAGGGGATTGCCGAAAGCACTGCTTCCGTCTTGAAGTCCCTCTCCGGTTGGTGGAGTGACAAAATCGGCCGCAACAAACCATTCATGGTCATCGGTTACGGCATCACCGCCATCCTTTCACCGCTGTTCGCATTCGTGACAACGCCGCTGCAGGTTCTGGCGATCCGCTTTGTCGAACGCGTCGGAAAAGGCATCCGCACCGCACCCCGGGACAGTCTTGTGGCCGGCTCTTCGGAAGAGAACAAAAACGCCGGCTTGAATTTCGGCTTCCATAAGGCCATGGACAACAGCGGAGCCATCGTCGGGCCGCTGATCGCCTTTGCCGTGCTGGCCGCCTTCCCAGGCGACTATCGGCGCGTTTTCCTGTTTGCAGCCATTCCGGGAATGTTGGGTCTGTTATCGATCATCTTTTTTGTGAAGGAAGCCAAACGCGCCAAATCCGAACGTCTCGGAAAATTGGCCTTGCGTGATTTCCCTAAGGACTTCTACCTTTTTCTGTTCATCGTTTTCCTTTTTACGCTGGGGAATTCCACTGATGCCCTGCTCCTGATCAAAGCAAGCGACGTCGGCGTAAGCGATGCCTTCATCCCGATCATGTATCTGGTTTTCAATGCGGTTTCGGTCGCCTTCGCCGTTCCGCTCGGGAAGCTGTCTGACAAGATCGGTCGCAAGCGCATCATCATCGGCGGCTATCTGATGTTCGCGCTGATTTATTTTGGTTTCGGCAAGGCGGCTACTCCTTTCGCCATCGTCGGCCTCTTCGCCTTTTACGGCCTATACAGCGCTGCGACGGACGGCATCCAGAAGGCGTTGGTATCCGACATCATCGGAAAGGAGAAAAAAGGCACCGGGTTGGGGCTATACAATGCGCTCTTGGGGATGACGCTGCTTCCGGCCAGCCTGATCGGCGGCTGGCTGTATGACACGTTCAACAACCAAGTGCCTTTCTACTTCGGTTCCGCCACCGCTCTGCTTGCCGCTTTTTTGATGTTCCTCTTCTATCAACGCGGGAAACGCACTGGCACAACCCACGCTTAA